Part of the Paenibacillus guangzhouensis genome is shown below.
TAACCGACAGATCAATAAAAGATTGGGATGCATCCATGAGATCGCGGTCTCCCTCAGGCCAGGAAGCCCGATCTTCTTGAATCTGTGTGAGAGCTTGGATTCGTTCATCATTCCCTTTGGTTACTTCCAGCACCATGTTCCACCAAGCTTCGGCCAATTCTTGTGCAGCTGGATCTTCCGGTGCTACTCCGGACATCGCAAGTGTCACAGCTTTCAAAGCGATTGCTCTCCATGCGTGATAAAAGTCGAAGGCTTCTTTTTGTGCAAAATAGTTACTCAAATTTTCCTTCTGGGCGTCATCAAAAGTGTTTTGACTCCAATCCAACAGATTACTGTTCCTTAAGGTTCGGATAATATCGGTTAACAACGGCCACGACGGAAAGTTTCCAGCTGCGATGGCAGTCCGAAATGCCTCGATTGAAGCAAGGCTTGCATATGCGTCTTCTATTTTTCTGTAGAGTACAACCTCTTGCTCATGCAGGATTTTCTCGATCTGGGATGACGTCGGACGTTTAACTATTTTGTCGCGTATCTCTTGTAAAGACAATCCTAATGATTTATAAAATATGATTTGCTCTAAACAGAGCATGTCTTCCTTCGTATAATAACGTCGTCCACCATCAGTACGGCCGGATGTCGGCAAAAGCCCGATATTGTCGTAGTGCTGAAGTGTTCTTACGGTTACACCGGTTGCCGCGGCCAGCTCGCCAATCAAATAGATTTTGTCAGTTTCATCCATGCTTCTCACCTCCTTACCATTACAACACATCACGTAACGTCATGAGCAAGGAATTTTTCAAGAACTGTAGAATTGGTAAAGTTAGGTAGACCTTGGGTAACTGCTCAGGGGCGTTGGGTACTTTCAATGGGGGGGGGAGACGATTTTGAGAAAATATAGCTTACTTTTATTTGACTTGGACGATACGATTCTAGATAATTCCTCATGGTTTCATGTTGGACTCATTCAAACGCTTGGAATGCATTCTGTAACTAGAACACTTGATGCATCTGTATTCCTAGAGCAAATGTTGCATCCTCCGAAAATGATTTTGGAGCCGTTTATAAGACGCGAGATTTCTCCGGAGGCATTCAAGAGAGCTCGATGGAGCCATGCTTTGTCCTATTGCAATGTTAGATCGGATGCAATACTCATTGATGAAATTGATACGCTTTTCTCCAAGATAAGTATGGATTACGTCTCCGCAAATGAATTCATTTCCGCTTTGCTAATAGATTTAAAACGTTACTATCAAGTTGGAATCTTCACCAATGGATTATACGACCCTCGATTAAAAATCCAGAGAATGGGACTAGCAGAAGTTTTCAGTGATGAAACCATATTTCACGCAGAGCAGCTAGGCTATCGCAAACCAGATCCACAAATTTATGCTATTGCGTTAGAGCAGTTTGGCAAAAAGTCCGATGAGACGCTCTTTATAGGTGATTCTTGGACTCACGATGTAGTTGGTCC
Proteins encoded:
- a CDS encoding MerR family transcriptional regulator, which produces MDETDKIYLIGELAAATGVTVRTLQHYDNIGLLPTSGRTDGGRRYYTKEDMLCLEQIIFYKSLGLSLQEIRDKIVKRPTSSQIEKILHEQEVVLYRKIEDAYASLASIEAFRTAIAAGNFPSWPLLTDIIRTLRNSNLLDWSQNTFDDAQKENLSNYFAQKEAFDFYHAWRAIALKAVTLAMSGVAPEDPAAQELAEAWWNMVLEVTKGNDERIQALTQIQEDRASWPEGDRDLMDASQSFIDLSVKHYVKSLPNDGKEYGSIFRAE
- a CDS encoding HAD family hydrolase, yielding MRKYSLLLFDLDDTILDNSSWFHVGLIQTLGMHSVTRTLDASVFLEQMLHPPKMILEPFIRREISPEAFKRARWSHALSYCNVRSDAILIDEIDTLFSKISMDYVSANEFISALLIDLKRYYQVGIFTNGLYDPRLKIQRMGLAEVFSDETIFHAEQLGYRKPDPQIYAIALEQFGKKSDETLFIGDSWTHDVVGPMETGIDAIWVNRKGLLQSTNHRPVAIVSDVTEIRRLLLHEELVEEIMNE